A section of the Thermomicrobiales bacterium genome encodes:
- a CDS encoding DUF2087 domain-containing protein, translating into MSDERLEALLQFFSALSDESRLAIAGALALRTATVDELVEHSGLRRQDVVRHLGVLASAGVVEAEPDDRTRWRLAIQQMRDQRRSLLARKSAPPSGVPADASEQERRVLATFFDGEQLKEIPVGREKKLIVLRWLANRFEDGTRYDEREVNAIIKRHHADAATLRREMIDHGLMQRESGVYWRTAETPQNG; encoded by the coding sequence GTGAGTGATGAGAGGCTGGAAGCACTCCTGCAATTCTTCAGCGCGCTCTCCGATGAATCGCGACTGGCGATTGCCGGAGCGCTCGCGCTGCGGACCGCGACGGTCGATGAGCTGGTCGAGCACAGCGGTCTACGGCGGCAGGATGTCGTCCGACATCTGGGCGTGCTGGCGTCAGCCGGTGTCGTTGAGGCAGAGCCGGACGACCGTACCCGCTGGCGGCTGGCCATACAGCAGATGCGTGACCAGCGCCGGAGCCTGCTCGCGCGAAAGTCGGCTCCGCCCAGCGGTGTTCCAGCGGATGCCTCTGAGCAGGAGCGGCGTGTTCTGGCTACATTCTTCGACGGCGAGCAACTGAAAGAGATCCCGGTCGGGCGCGAGAAGAAGCTGATCGTGCTGCGCTGGCTGGCGAACAGGTTCGAGGACGGCACGCGCTACGATGAGCGTGAGGTCAACGCCATCATCAAACGGCACCATGCCGATGCGGCGACGTTGCGGCGCGAGATGATCGATCATGGATTGATGCAGCGCGAGTCCGGCGTGTACTGGCGGACTGCGGAAACACCGCAGAATGGCTAG
- a CDS encoding GNAT family N-acetyltransferase yields MLIGDVLQGQRIRLDAIHRDDLSAIVGWWQDNAALRHFDAIPARPRTLEQVQRWADAYNDSDKEFRFAVRRLSDEQIIGVIEIDGILWHQRVGWISLMIGDGALRGQGYGQEAMEIAMRFAFHELNLHRLQLSVFAYNTNAIALYERLGFQREGAMREFMERDGQRYDMLLFGLLRNEWQAMHAASTEADRE; encoded by the coding sequence ATGCTCATCGGCGATGTCTTGCAGGGGCAGCGAATTCGCCTCGACGCCATCCACCGCGACGACCTGTCGGCCATCGTGGGCTGGTGGCAGGACAACGCTGCGCTGCGGCACTTTGACGCCATCCCGGCGCGACCGCGCACGCTGGAGCAGGTGCAGCGCTGGGCAGATGCGTACAACGATTCCGACAAGGAGTTCCGATTCGCAGTCCGGCGGCTGAGTGACGAGCAGATCATCGGCGTCATCGAGATCGACGGCATTCTCTGGCATCAGCGTGTCGGCTGGATCAGCCTGATGATCGGGGACGGCGCGCTGCGTGGGCAAGGGTACGGGCAGGAAGCGATGGAAATCGCGATGCGCTTCGCGTTCCACGAGCTAAACCTGCACCGACTGCAACTGTCGGTGTTCGCCTACAACACCAACGCCATCGCGCTGTACGAGCGCTTGGGATTTCAGCGGGAAGGTGCCATGCGCGAATTTATGGAGCGCGATGGGCAACGCTACGACATGCTGCTCTTTGGTCTCCTGCGCAACGAGTGGCAGGCGATGCATGCAGCGAGCACGGAGGCTGACCGTGAGTGA